The proteins below come from a single Necator americanus strain Aroian chromosome V, whole genome shotgun sequence genomic window:
- a CDS encoding hypothetical protein (NECATOR_CHRV.G19043.T1) has translation MIDDIHTVSKLIEISREYKMPLCLTFVDLKKTFGSVETQADMEALYNHGVPTKYIKPNLQKTMFMRNGWVFYAPFTLNGTNISECISYVYLGRRNKHEERPDSRTGQENLDISQAERKCSERLFKIAMLAIGVSRSTQVRDEIRSSVLRQ, from the exons ATGATTGAtgacattcacactgtttcgaaactcattgAGATATCGCGGGAGTACAAAATGCCGCTATGTCTCACCTTTGTTGACTTAAAGAAGACCTTTGGCTCAGTCGAGACACAAGCGGACATGGAGGCTTTGTATAACCACGGTGTCCCTACtaagtacataaag CCGAacctgcaaaagacgatgttcatgcgtaacggaTGGGTTTTTTATgctccattcacgctcaacggaacgaacatatccgaatgcatcagctacgtttatctgggtcggagaaataaacatgaagaacgacctgactCCCGAACTGGGCAGGA AAACCTGGACATCTCgcaagcagaaagaaagtgtTCTGAACGGTTATTCAAAATAGCGATGCTCGCCATAGGAGTATCTCGCTctacgcaagtgagggacgagattcgaagttctgtCCTACGTCagtga
- a CDS encoding hypothetical protein (NECATOR_CHRV.G19045.T1): MNNDSFEQLNTLIGRLRMRRCGSTLAWAYPRFPAPTSSYKEGEAEASYMGPKKFYREATVLQSTISSAWSLLAVLTPRLAPEERLKNFTEGPTASNLTSQKDPKRGEAL, encoded by the coding sequence ATGAACAATGACTCTTTCGAACAGCTTAATACCCTGATCGGACGgttacggatgagaagatgtggttctaCGCTAGCTTGGGCTTATCCTCGTTTTcccgctccaacatcaagctacaaagAAGGAGAAGCCGAAGCTTCCTATATGGGCCcaaagaagttctacagagaagctACAGTTCTACAGAGTACTATATCTTCTGCATGGTCATTGCTGGCGGTTTTAACGCCAAGATTGGCaccagaagaacgcctgaagaactTTACAGAAGGACCCACGGCCTCTAATCTAACTTCACAGAAGGACCCGAAAAGGGGAGAGGCTCtctga
- a CDS encoding hypothetical protein (NECATOR_CHRV.G19044.T1) gives MRPLCTETLELIRQHGAARTVGNQPLMSELAKLCRKSIKKDLKERRAEVLAKATEVGKKTLATPVENSPIERRG, from the coding sequence ATGAGACCTCTGTGTACGGAAACTCtagagctgatacgtcagcATGGAGCTGCACGAACCGTAGGCAACCAACCACTCAtgtccgagctcgcaaagctttgcagaaagtcgataaagaaagacctcaaagagagaagagcagaagtgttggctaaAGCTACAGAggtcggaaaaaaaactttggctACGCCTGTGGAGAATTCACCAATTGAAAGACGAGGATGA
- a CDS encoding hypothetical protein (NECATOR_CHRV.G19042.T1), giving the protein MTVGGFLDCDSHSMLSSLSDPDDVNKVRPADIKSVGALGDSIMVRLKTDASTCFVELADARCYEYNVISKA; this is encoded by the exons ATGACAGTTGGTGGTTTTCTTGACTGTGATTCACATTCTATGTTGTCGTCACTTTCTGACCCAGACGATGTAAATAAAGTCAGGCCAGCTGATATTAAGTCAGTTGGCGCATTGGGTGATTCCATAATG gtTCGGCTGAAGACCGacgcatccacatgtttcgtcgaattggctgatgctaggtgttatgaGTACAACGTCATTAGCAAAGCGTAA